A portion of the Calliphora vicina chromosome 5, idCalVici1.1, whole genome shotgun sequence genome contains these proteins:
- the LOC135961180 gene encoding nose resistant to fluoxetine protein 6-like: MTTVRWKILFPLLALVILSSVEISRANRKNVSYYLSTNTTLLSHYSILDNTNDTLSHGQEIIVEDVDVEEEDEVDYNLISPSYETHLVKSSIIYGLAKTVNASSVNQECYRHLRNIQKGILRKEPWAMKALDASGSKPAGFVFGQNFWFGSQEACGAVRRPVGITLSENFPRVMKLGIIKEIAPFDMDYRVVYLRHNSPWQVEIKLMSEQIIHIGLCLPSSCASPEIQQLIYDIQPEVLYMKDLKISDNFFERESFKLISVFVAFILAMILLASHLKAKANEVVTKLDNISPLEESDASSSQNIADINLSNYPQLRNFIMCFDVQENCTKIFSTKESKPSEIPVINGLRSVCALWILVFHVVWYMYFTVNNKTFLISYAEKVFFQYVSSAPVLVDVFFTVSGFLLTYNFLRNTEKMENMLCLL, translated from the exons ATGACAACGGTAAgatggaaaattttatttccattgCTGGCATTGGTCATTCTGAGTAGTGTGGAAATTTCCAGGGCAAATCGTAAAAATGTCAGCTACTATTTGTCAACAAATACAACACTACTCAGTCACTACTCCATATTGGACAATACAAATGACACCTTAAGCCACGGACAGGAGATCATAGTGGAGGATGTGGATGTAGAGGAGGAAGATGAAGTGGATTACAATTTAATATCACCCTCATATGAGACACATCTAGTCAAATCCTCAATTATATATGGTTTAGCCAAAACTGTTAATGCCAGCAGTGTCAATCAAGAATGTTACAGACATTTGAGAAATATTCAGAAGGGCATATTAAGAAAAGAACCGTGGGCCATGAAAG CGTTGGATGCTTCGGGTTCAAAACCGGCCGGTTTTGTATTTGGCCAAAATTTCTGGTTTGGCAGTCAAGAAGCCTGTGGTGCTGTTCGCCGCCCTGTGGGCATTACTTTGTCGGAGAATTTCCCTCGTGTTATGAAGTTGGGTATTATCAAGGAAATTGCCCCTTTCGATATGGACTATCGCGTGGTATACTTGCGTCATAACTCTCCCTGGCAAGTTGAGATCAAATTAATGTCTGAACAAATCATTCACATTGGTTTGTGTTTGCCTTCTTCCTGTGCCTCGCCTGAAATTCAACAACTGATTTACGACATACAACCCGAAGTGCTATACAtgaaagatttaaaaatatccGACAACTTTTTTGAAAGAGAAAGCTTCAAATTGATCAGTGTATTTGTGGCCTTTATTTTGGCCATGATCTTATTAGCTTCACATCTGAAGGCCAAGGCAAATGAGGTAGTTACTAAATTGGATAACATATCTCCTCTAGAAGAAAGCGATGCCTCTTCAAGTcaaaatatagctgatattaaTTTGTCGAATTATCCCCAATTACGTAACTTCATCATGTGTTTCGATGTCCAAGAGAATTGTACAAAAATCTTTTCCACCAAGGAGTCCAAACCCAGTGAAATACCCGTCATAAATGGTTTACGTTCGGTTTGTGCTCTATGGATTTTGGTGTTTCATGTGGTGTGGTACATGTATTTCactgtaaataataaaactttccTGATATCTTATGCTGAAAAAGTATTCTTTCAATATGTTAGTTCAGCTCCCGTATTGGTGGATGTATTTTTTACTGTGAG TGGTTTCTTGCTAACTTATAACTTCTTAAGAAACACCGAAAAAATGGAGAATATGTTATGTTTgctctaa